Sequence from the Pirellulales bacterium genome:
GGCGCGGATCACGATCGCGTTAACGCAACGGCGACTCGAACTGCGGACGGGGCATCCGCGGTTGCGGAGCGGAGCACGTGGAGCCGCGGACGACAAGCTCAGCGTCGATCACGATCTGTCGCGGCTCGCGGTCGGTCCCCGTGATCTGCGCCGCCATCGCCTCGTAAGCGGCATGCACGAACGGTTGAATCGGCAGCCGAATGGTCGTTAGCGGCACCGGCAGCAGTTCGGCAATCGGGTCGTCGTCGAAGCCCGCCAGCCTCACGTCGACGCCGATCCGCAGCCCGTGAGCCATCAGGTGTCGCCCCAACAGCGCTGCGTAGCGGTCCATCTTGCAGATGATTGCATCGGGACGGCCGTCGTCGAGGATGCGGTCGCAAAAATCGCGCGTGAGGTCAATCTCGTCTGCGGCGAACACCAATTCGGAATCAACCGTCAACCCGTGCAAACGATGGGCCTCGTGATACCCGGCCAGCCGATCGGCGACCGCGGTCGAAACCTCCGGAATCCCCACGAAGGCGATGCGCCGCGCCCCTTGATCGAGCAGGTGGCTCGTCAGCAGCGCGCTGCCGCGGCGATTGTCGTACCCGATGCGGGTGTAGTTGCTGCGCCCGGGATAGGGCACAATGTCGCGGTCGATCAGCACGATGCGGCTGCCGGACCTGAGCAGCTTCTCGACGGCGCGGACATTGAGTTGCATCTCCTCGCGCGGCAACTCGGCCGGATAGTAGAACACGCCGTCGACGCCGCGCTCGACGAGCGCGTCGACCGAGGCCATGACCCGCTCCTCGAGCGTTGCGCCCCCGGCGAGACACTGCAGAGACAACGTCGACCGGCGGGTGCTAGTAAGATCGGCCAGATATTGGTGAATGAGCCCCTCGACGTAGGGGAGCCCCGCTCCCGACTCGACCCAAGGGACGAAGAAAGCCAGTTCCAGGTGCTCGGCCACCGACGCGGTGGCGCAGACATACGTCCCCGAGCCGCGGCGACGGGTGAGGAATCCCTGGATTTCGAGGTCGCGGAGAGCGCGCGAGACCGTGGTCCGAGAAACGGCGAATTGCCGCATTAACTGGGCCTCTGTCGGCAGCTTCGCCCCAGCCCGCAGTCCGCCCCCCTCGATCTGCGACCGGAGCGAGTCGTAAATCAGCCGATAGCGAGGTTTCTCGGCCACTTGATCAGTTCCGGGGGTACGCGGCGTGCTGAGGTTGTTGTGGCGAATCGACTGCCGCTGCAGAAAAGTAGGCGTTTCAATCCTAGTCCGCGGATCGGCATGTTGCAATGACATGTCTGACAATTAGATCGATCCTATAGTTCTTATATGCATTGCTTTTTCAATGCCGGCGAGTATCCTACAAACGGTTTCACGGGGCGGCTGGCAAGGTCTTCCGGGCCCTGTGTCCGGTAGGCCTCGTCCTCCCTGCCGATCTGCCGGCCGGCATCGCAAAGTGTATCGTTCGGAGCCTCATTGATTCGGCTCCCGGCTGCCTCCGCCACGGGTGCAACTCTTCCGCGGAGAACTTGTCATGCTCAAGTCGATCTCGCTCACGCTCTGCCTGGGGTGCGCGGCTTGGCCGCTTGCCGCGGCGCTGGTCGCGGCCGAGGAGTCGGTCTCAACCCCGCGCGGGGTGCCGGCGCTGGACGACTTGACGAGCAAGTGGCTCGACGTGGCCGAGTTGGCCCACATGCCGACGCTCCACAACTTCCACGAGATGGCGGCCTGCGCCCCCGACCTCGTCGGCGTCCACTCCAACCCGGGCGAGCAGCTGTTCGACTGGCCGACCGGCCCGCGCTGGTTTCGCTATCGCTCGCTGCCGTTGGTCGAACTGACTGTCGACGGCGCGAAGCTCGACAGCCAATCGTGCCGATGGGATCCGCATCAGGCGCTGCGCAAGGCGACCGTCGACGGGCTCGTCGTCGAGACGGCCGTCCGACTCCCATTCGAGGGGCCTGGGATCTTGTACGAGATCCGCCTGACGAATGAGTCGCCGCTCTTGCAGACGCCGGCCCTCGGATTGACGTTGCCCGGCCGCCTTGCACAGGTCAAAGACGGGGCGGCGGCGTATGGTCGCTTAGACGAGTATTCGCTCGACTTCGCCCACGCAATCGCTGGTCAGGAGACTGAGTTGCACTCCCGCGACGGCGCTGTCGCAGCAACTTGGTCGCAGCGACTCGAGCCTGGCGCATCGGCAGTTTTGCGATTCGTGGCGGCTCACGGCGAGAAGGGCGCTCCGGCCGACGAAGCGGCTTCGGCGCGCCTCGCAATCGACTTGGCCCGCAGGTTCGACATCGCCTGGGACGAAGCAAAGACCGGCTGGCAAACTCGCTGGGCGCAGGCGTTCACCCCGGGCAACGCCCACTTCTCCGGCAACTTGCCCGAGTTGCAGACCGACGATGCGGCACTCCGCGAGATCTACTACCGCAGCGTCCTGACGCTGCTGGCGCTCCACCGCACGAACCTCGCTTTGTGCGATCGCGTATTCATCACCAGCGGCGAGCGGGACAAAGGGGTCGTCTTCTTCTGGGACACTTCGATGTGGTCCAAGGTGTTCGCCCTCTTGGAACCGCGCGGCCTCAAGGAGCACCTGCGATTGTTCCTGCAGTGCGATCCCCACCGCGGCCCTGTGTGCAATCTGGCCGATGGCAGTCAGTGGGACGGCTGGTACGCCGCGAACGATTTTACGATCTTCCAACTGGCGGCCAACTATCTGGCCGTCACGGGCGATAGCGATTTTCTGGACGAATCCCTCGGCGACGCCGCGGTCCTCGAGCGCATGGAACGACTCGCCACGAATTGGAAGACGCTGCAGCGAGACAAGTCGGTCCTGCTTGCCGACTACGGCGAGAACGAGAACTTGCTCGAGTGCGCCCCGGCGTACGTTCACCGTGTCCCGTCGTTCAACGCGGCTAACGTCTGGATGATGCGCACCGTCGCCGACTTGCACGCAGTGCGAGGCGACGACGCCCGAGCCGCCGAACTGCGGGCCGAGGCCGACGCGCTCGCTCAGTCGGTGCTCGATCTGTACAAGCCGGGGGACGGCGTGTGGCACGCGCTCCACCGCGACGGCCGCAAAGTCGAATTGCGGCACTGCTACGATTTCGTCACCGTCGGTCGGACGATGACTCCGGACCTTACCCCTGCGATGCGGTCCGAGATGGTCGACTTCGTCCGCCGCGAGTTGCTGACCGACCGCTGGATGCGGGCGATGTCGCCGCGGGACGAAGCGGCCCAGATCTCCGATCGCCCCGACCACGGCCCGATGGGTGCGTTCGACGCTTGGCCGGCGCTGACGGTCGATACGATGTGCGTGCTGGGCGCCTGGGGCCCGGCGGTCGAGTTCCTGCGCAGTACGCAGCAGGTCCTCGACGAGGGGGCGTACGCCCAGGCCCGCGAATTCTACGGACCGCGGCGGCTCGAACACGACGCCCCCGTGCGAATCGCCATGCGGGGGGCCTGTATGCGGGAGTGCGTTGGCGGCGGCGCGTTCGCCGAGGTGATCATCGGCACGCTGTTCGGGTTCAGCCCCAGCTTCACGGGCGAGTTGGAATTGCTGGAACCATCGACCGACCGCGGCGTCCGCGGTGCTCTTCACGGCGTGCGCTTCGGCGGCAAACTCTGGGAGATCCGCAGC
This genomic interval carries:
- a CDS encoding GntR family transcriptional regulator produces the protein MSLQHADPRTRIETPTFLQRQSIRHNNLSTPRTPGTDQVAEKPRYRLIYDSLRSQIEGGGLRAGAKLPTEAQLMRQFAVSRTTVSRALRDLEIQGFLTRRRGSGTYVCATASVAEHLELAFFVPWVESGAGLPYVEGLIHQYLADLTSTRRSTLSLQCLAGGATLEERVMASVDALVERGVDGVFYYPAELPREEMQLNVRAVEKLLRSGSRIVLIDRDIVPYPGRSNYTRIGYDNRRGSALLTSHLLDQGARRIAFVGIPEVSTAVADRLAGYHEAHRLHGLTVDSELVFAADEIDLTRDFCDRILDDGRPDAIICKMDRYAALLGRHLMAHGLRIGVDVRLAGFDDDPIAELLPVPLTTIRLPIQPFVHAAYEAMAAQITGTDREPRQIVIDAELVVRGSTCSAPQPRMPRPQFESPLR